CACGATGGTTCCCCTTCTTCTCGTCCTGCTGCTGGCCCTGCTCCTCTTCGGAGCGGGCTTCGCACTGAAGATCCTCTGGTGGGTCGCCGTCATCGTCCTGGTGGTCTGGGTGGTCGGCTTCCTCGCCCGCGGCACCCACTCCTCCGGCCGCCGCCACCGCTGGTACCGCTGGTAGAAACCCACACCACACCGAACCCCGGGCGGGGTGCACGCGAGGGCGCGCACCCCGCCCGACCCATGCGGTGCGCCGCCCGGGCAGTCCCCGCCCCGGCCGCGCCCGGGGCCGGGGCCGGGGCCGGGGCCGGGGCCGGGGCGGGCTGCGCCCGGTACGGTTCGTCTCGTGGACGTGGACGGGTGGGAGTCGGGGCACTGGGGCGCGTACGGCTGCGGGGCGTGGGAGCGGGCCTGCCGTCAGGCGGGCCCACTGGTCGCCTGGCACCGGGAGCAGGGCCTCGGCCCGGGCGCCGGGGTCCCCGGGCGGCTCTCCACGGATCCCGCTCCGCGCGTCAAGTGGCCCTGGGGAAGCGGCCCGCACACCGTGGCCCTGGTGCTCTGGCGGGCTGCCCGCGATGCCGGGATCCTGGTCGACGAGGTCCTGCTGGCCGACACCCTGCGCTACTGCGACCCCGGGGCCGACCCGCTGGCGGACGGCCCCCTGCCCGAAGCCGCCCGCAACGGTGGGATCGCGGTCGGGAGCGCCGAAGCGGTGGCCCGGATCGGGCACGTCCTGCGGATCCACGCCGCGGCCGATCTCCCGCGGCCCCGCCCGGCCGGGGTGCGGCTGACGCTCGGCCACCGCGTCCGGGAGCTGAGGGCGACGTCCGACTGGACGCAGGGCGACTGGCCGGCGGCCGTCGCGCTGGCCCGTGAGGCCATGCGGCAGGCGGACGATCTCCGGGAGCGGGGGGCGTGGCTGCCCACCGCCGGGGAGCGGTCCGCCGGACGGCTGACGGGCCTGGACCGGGCGCTGGCCGGTGAGCCCGGTGCCTCGGGGGGCCGGACGCCGGTCTGGCCGGCGCGGGCGTCCCGCCTGGTCGGCCTCGCCGCCGCCCTGTCCGCCGCGGCCGACTCGCTGCCGCGCGACGACCACGGGGGTCCGGGCCCGCTGGCCAGGGTTCTCGACGGCACGGCCCTGGCGTGCGCCGGGCTGCGGACCAGCGCCGAGGAGCTCACGCGCCTGTGGGAGGCGGAGCCGCGCGAGCCCGCGGATCCGGCCGCCTGGGAGGAGTCCCACGTCCCCGGACCGCTGCGGACCCAGACCGAGGAGACGGAGGACCTGGTGCGGGCGGCCGACGTCTTCCTGTGGCTGCTCGCGTGCGGTTGACGGACGGTCCACCCGGGCCGGGCGGTCGAGCGACGCGCCCGGGTCGGGGATCTCAGTAGAAGTCGCCCCGGCCGTGCGCGGGGTTGACGGCGTCGCGTCGCTGCTGCCGCAGCCGGGTCGTCGTGTTCGCCGACATCTCCCGCAGGTGCGCCTGACTCTGCAGCATCATCATCGACCCCAGCGCGTGGCGCCCGGTCCTCGGGTTGTCCACGCAGGACCGGTACAGCGCGGCGGCCCGCCCGGCGTCCTGGTACAGCGTGCGGTAGAGCTCGGCGGCTCGGTACTGGGCGTACGGGTGGTCGCGCGCGGCGGCCGCCAGGAAGTGCTCCAGAGCGTGCTCGACGGGGGCGCGGTTCAGGGGCAGCAGCCCCTCCAGGTACAGGTCTCCCAGGGCCAGCATCGCTTCGGGCTCGCCGAGTTCGGCCGCGGCACGGTACCAACGGGCAGCCTCGTCGAACGACTGCCCGATGCCCGCCTGCGGGCAGCCCTGGTGGTGCAGCGAGCCGAGGTAGTAGGCCGCTCGGGGCGAGCCGGTGCTCCGCCGCAGCCACGGCGCCGCGCTCGCGTATCGCCCCTGGGTGTACTCGACGTGCCCCAGGAGCTCGACGGCGGCGCCGTGACCGGCGGCGGCCGCCGCCTCCAGGAAGAAGGCGGCAGCGCCACGGTGCTGACCGCCGTTCCAGCAGTTCAGGCCGATCCGGTAGTACTCCTCGGCGTTGGTCGGCTCGCGTCCGTCCACGGTGAAGTCGAACCCCTGCCACTGCACCACGTGACTGCCTCCCTCGTCCCCGCCCGCCCCGGCGGGCGCTCATGGGTCATTGTGCGGCACCCCCCGGGGCGGCGGGCGGCGAGGGCCGCGCGGTCGTGGGCGGTCCCGGGGTGCGGCACGTGGGCGGCTTCGGCTCGAGCATCCAGGGCTCCCTACGTATCCGCGTCTTCGGCGGCAATCCCGACACCGAGCTGCTGACCGAGATCACCCGCTGCGCGGAACGCGGCGACATCGTCCCCGTCGTCGACACCGTCCATCCGCTCGACCGCGTCGCCGACGCGCACCGCGCCCTGGAAGCAGGCGGCGTCCCGGGGCAAGCACATCGTCCGGATCGACTGAACGGGCGCTCCTACCGGGTCACCACGTGGTGGGTGGTGCCTTCGGCGACGGCCCGGAGCTTGTCGGGGTTGGCCACGTTGTGGATGGCGGTGATGCGGCCCTCGGCGTCGAAGTCGAAGGTGACGGTGGCGATCACACGGCCCGGTCCGCTGAACAGCATGCCGGGCCCGCCGTTGATCTCGACGAGTTCGGCGCGCATGTCGGCCGGCTCGACGCCCTGGTAGGAGACGGTGCCGACGGCCGCGAACCAGCCGGCCACCGTGGTCGCGCCCACGACCGGGCGCAGCGCCTGGCGGACCTTGCCGCCGCCGTCGGTCCACAGCGTGACGTCCGGGGACAGCAGCTCCATCAGGGCGTTGACGTCGCCACCGCTGGAGGCGGCGAAGAACCGCTCGGTGACCTCGCGCTGCCGTGCACGGTCCGCGGGGAAGCGCGGCCGGCGGGCCCGTACGTGCTCGCGGGCGCGGTGCGCGGCCTGCCGCACCGCGGCCTCGGAGCGCTCCACCGCCTCGCCGATCTCGGCATGGCTGAAGCCGAAGACCTCCTTGAGCACGAAGACCGCGCGTTCGAGCGGGCTCAGGGTCTCCAGCACCACCAGCATCGCCATCGA
The sequence above is drawn from the Kitasatospora sp. NBC_00315 genome and encodes:
- a CDS encoding hydrophobic protein, which translates into the protein MVPLLLVLLLALLLFGAGFALKILWWVAVIVLVVWVVGFLARGTHSSGRRHRWYRW
- a CDS encoding RNA polymerase sigma-70 factor; the protein is MTGPSSDLDQQLFHQYRALLFSVAYRVLGTAADAEDAVQDAWIKWSAADRSQVADPKAYLARIVSNLALERLRSTRYKRETYVGPWLPEPILTGGDAAEAVTDAESVSMAMLVVLETLSPLERAVFVLKEVFGFSHAEIGEAVERSEAAVRQAAHRAREHVRARRPRFPADRARQREVTERFFAASSGGDVNALMELLSPDVTLWTDGGGKVRQALRPVVGATTVAGWFAAVGTVSYQGVEPADMRAELVEINGGPGMLFSGPGRVIATVTFDFDAEGRITAIHNVANPDKLRAVAEGTTHHVVTR
- a CDS encoding tetratricopeptide repeat protein; translation: MVQWQGFDFTVDGREPTNAEEYYRIGLNCWNGGQHRGAAAFFLEAAAAAGHGAAVELLGHVEYTQGRYASAAPWLRRSTGSPRAAYYLGSLHHQGCPQAGIGQSFDEAARWYRAAAELGEPEAMLALGDLYLEGLLPLNRAPVEHALEHFLAAAARDHPYAQYRAAELYRTLYQDAGRAAALYRSCVDNPRTGRHALGSMMMLQSQAHLREMSANTTTRLRQQRRDAVNPAHGRGDFY